Proteins from a single region of Plasmodium gaboni strain SY75 chromosome 2, whole genome shotgun sequence:
- a CDS encoding liver stage antigen 3 produces the protein MTNSNYKSNNKTYNENNNEQKTTIFNRTNMNRIKKCHMREKINKYFFLIKILTCTILIWALQYANNCDINKTWKKDSYVYKKLNTVFNRSLGEPQVNGELASEEVKEKILDLLEEGNTLNESVDDNSNLEEAEHIKENILLSNIEESKENIVDSLFNNIEQNSEQQESVSENEQVNDDIFNALFNSADVNGEVEEKILEESQVNDDIFNNLVKSIQQEQQQSVSESVIESVEEKVAESVEETVTESVEEAVTESVEETVAEDIVETVAESVEETVAEKVEETVAEKVEETVVEKVEETVVEDITSNLSDHILSNLLGVMENQEAKDSILNDIEEVKENVVSTILDKVEETTTDNSTTFSNILEHIQESTISTDNIEEKLEELHENVLSAALESAQSEEEKKEVIDVIEEIKEEVASMLLETVEQTTEEISSTITEIVENIEENAISSNENIVENLEKLNETVFTTVLDKIEETTEISGESLEIKGMDGTFLTEMLDNVKGIQENILTTMFQSIETSTVIHSEEKVDLNEDMVSTILDNIEIMKDDLLNKFENISSTESVNEIATPPVEQNTYMDVDIPAMKDQFLGILNEGEALKEMFFNLEDVFKSESNVITVEEIKEEPLQKEVEKETASIIEEVKENIVDVLDEQKEDLTDKMIDAVEEAIEISSDVKEEIESIQDKEKDALPVVEEVKEHDIEESVEKVIELKNIEEELMKDAVEINKITSKIVEETEELNEVEADLLKDMEKLKELEKALSEDTKEIVDAKDDTLEKVIEEEHDVTTTLDEVVELKDVEEDKIEKVSELKDLQEDILKEVKEIKELESEIIEDFKELKTIEADILEEKKELEKDHFKKFEEEAVEIKDLESDILKEVSSLEVEEEKKLAEVQEIKGEIEDIISGDAHIEGLEKGDLEEVDDLKGSILDILKEDMGLGDMDKESLEDVTAKLGERVESLKDVLTSALTTGEEQMKARKRAQRPKLEEVLLREEVIEEPKAKEPAKKITKKKVRFDIKDEEPEDEPLEVEDLDEVLHEDMDEDKDEDKDEDEDEDEDEDKDEDEDKDVDKDEDKDVVVEKEKHIEQVKKKKKKLEKKVEKSVSGFKKHVDEVMKYVHKIDKEIDKEVSKALEPKSDVSNVLQQNQDFFSKAKNFIKKYKVFTAPFISAIAAFASYVVGFFTLSVFSSCVTIAYSTYLLSKVDKTINKNKQRPFYSFVFDIFKNLKHYLQQMKEKFSKGKTDNEGQVSNKSDKTVIVPVTTKVDKKNKVPKRRKTQK, from the exons ATGACAAATAGTAATTataaatcaaataataaaacatataatgaaaataataatgaacaAAAAACTACCATATTTAATAGAACAAATATGAATCggataaaaaaatgtcatatgagagaaaaaataaataagtaCTTTTTTTTGATCAAAATTTTGACATGTACCATTTTAATATGGGCTCTACAATATGCTAATAAC TGTGATATAAACAAAACTTGGAAAAAAGATTCTTATGTTTATAAGAAATTGAATACAGTATTTAACAGAAGTTTAGGAGAACCTCAGGTAAATGGTGAACTAGCTAGTGAAGAAGTAAAGGAAAAAATTCTTGACTTATTAGAAGAAGGAAATACATTAAATGAAAGTGTAGATGATAATAGTAATTTAGAAGAAGCAGAAcatataaaagaaaatattttattaagTAATATAGAAGAAtcaaaagaaaatattgTTGACAGTTTATTCAATAATATTGAACAAAATTCAGAACAACAAGAAAGTGTGTCAGAAAATGAACAAGTCAATGatgatatttttaatgCCTTATTTAATAGTGCAGATGTTAATGGAGAAgtagaagaaaaaattttaGAGGAAAGTCAAGTTAATGACgatatttttaataatttagTAAAAAGTATCCAACAAGAACAACAACAGAGCGTTTCTGAAAGTGTAATAGAAAGTGTAGAAGAAAAAGTCGCAGAAAGTGTTGAAGAAACTGTAACTGAAAGTGTTGAAGAAGCTGTAACTGAAAGTGTTGAAGAAACTGTAGCTGAAGATATTGTAGAAACAGTAGCTGAAAGTGTTGAAGAAACTGTAGCTGAAAAAGTTGAAGAAACTGTAGCTGAAAAAGTTGAAGAAACTGTAGTTGAAAAAGTTGAAGAAACTGTAGTTGAAGATATTACATCAAATTTATCAGATCATATTTTAAGCAATTTGTTAGGTGTTATGGAAAATCAAGAAGCAAAGGACagtatattaaatgatatagaagaagtaaaagaaaatgtaGTTTCCACAATACTAGATAAGGTAGAAGAAACTACAACTGACAATTCAACTACTTTTAGTAACATATTAGAGCATATACAAGAAAGCACTATTTCTACTGATAATATAGAGGAAAAATTAGAAGAACTGCACGAAAATGTATTAAGTGCCGCTTTAGAAAGTGCCCAAAGTGAAGAGGAAAAGAAAGAAGTAATAGATGTAATtgaagaaataaaagaagaagTAGCTTCCATGTTATTAGAAACTGTGGAACAAACAACAGAAGAAATCTCAAGTACAATTACAGAAATAGTTGAAAATATAGAAGAAAATGCAATATCAAGTAATGAAAATATTGTAGAGAATTTAGAGAAATTAAACGAAACTGTATTTACTACTGTATTAGATAAAATAGAGGAAACAACAGAAATTAGCGGAGAAAGTTTAGAAATTAAAGGAATGGATGGAACATTTTTAACTGAAATGTTAGATAATGTAAAAGGAATTCAAGAAAATATACTAACTACTATGTTTCAAAGTATAGAAACGAGTACAGTAATTCATTCAGAAGAAAAGGTTGATTTAAATGAAGATATGGTTAGCACCATCTTAGATAATATAGAAATTATGAAAGatgatttattaaataaatttgaaaatatttcaaGTACTGAAAGTGTTAATGAAATTGCAACTCCACCTGTAGAAcaaaatacatatatggATGTTGATATTCCTGCTATGAAAGATCAATTTTTAGGAATATTAAATGAGGGAGAAGCATTGAAAGAAATGTTTTTTAATTTGGAAGATGTATTTAAAAGTGAAAGTAATGTAATTACTGTAGAAGAAATTAAAGAAGAACCCCTTCAAAAAGAGGTAGAAAAAGAAACTGCTAGTATTATTGAAGAAGTGAAAGAAAATATTGTTGATGTATTAGATGAACAAAAAGAAGATTTAACAGACAAGATGATAGATGCAGTAGAAGAAGCCATAGAAATATCCTCAGACGTTAAAGAAGAAATTGAATCAATTCaagataaagaaaaagatgCTTTACCAGTTGTTGAAGAAGTTAAAGAACATGATATAGAAGAAAGTGTTGAAAAAGTTATAGAATTAAAAAACATTGAAGAGGAGTTAATGAAAGATGCTgttgaaataaataaaattacaAGCAAAATTGTTGAAGAAACTGAAGAGTTAAATGAAGTTGAAGCagatttattaaaagatatgGAAAAATTGAAAGAATTAGAAAAAGCTTTATCAGAAGATACGAAAGAAATAGTCGATGCAAAAGATGATACATTAGAAAAAGTTATTGAAGAGGAACATGATGTAACAACCACATTAGATGAGGTTGTGGAATTAAAAGATGTAGAAGAAGACAAAATCGAAAAAGTATCTGAATTAAAAGATCTTCAagaagatatattaaaagaagTAAAAGAAATCAAAGAACTTGAAAGTGAAATTATAGAAGattttaaagaattaaaaaCCATTGAAGCAGATATTTTAGAAgagaaaaaagaattagAAAAAGATCATTTCAAAAAGTTTGAAGAAGAAGCTGTAGAAATAAAAGATCTTGAATcagatatattaaaagaagTATCTTCATTAGAAGttgaagaagaaaaaaaattagcAGAAGTACAAGAAATTAAAGGAGAGATAGAAGATATAATAAGTGGTGATGCTCATATAGAAGGTTTGGAAAAAGGTGATTTAGAAGAAGTAGATGATTTAAAAGGAAGTATTTTAGACATCTTAAAGGAAGATATGGGATTAGGAGATATGGATAAAGAAAGTTTAGAAGATGTAACAGCAAAACTTGGAGAAAGAGTTGAATCCTTAAAAGATGTTTTAACTAGTGCATTGACCACGGGTGAAGAACAAATGAAAGCAAGAAAAAGAGCTCAAAGACCTAAATTAGAAGAAGTATTATTAAGAGAAGAAGTTATAGAAGAACCAAAGGCTAAAGAACCTGcgaaaaaaataacaaaaaagaaagtaAGATTTGATATTAAAGATGAGGAACCAGAAGATGAACCTCTAGAAGTTGAAGATTTAGATGAAGTTTTACATGAAGATATGGATGAAGATAAAGATGAAGATAAAGATGAAGATGAAGATGAAGATGAAGATGAAGATAAAGATGAAGATGAAGATAAAGATGTAGATAAAGATGAAGATAAAGATGTAGTAGTCGAAAAAGAGAAACACATTGAACAAgttaaaaagaaaaagaaaaagttagaaaaaaaagtagAAAAAAGTGTTAGTGGTTTTAAAAAACATGTGGATGAAGTAATGAAATATGTTCATAAAATTGATAAAGAAATAGATAAAGAAGTATCTAAAGCTTTAGAACCAAAAAGTGATGTTTCTAATGTATTACAACAAAATCAAGATTTTTTTAGTAAAGCTAAAAActtcataaaaaaatataaagtaTTTACCGCACCGTTCATATCTGCAATTGCTGCATTTGCATCTTATGTAGTTGGGTTCTTTACATTATCTGTATTTTCATCATGTGTAACAATCGCTTATTCAACTTACTTATTGTCAAAAGTTGATAAAAccataaataaaaataaacagAGACCATTTTATTCATTCGTATTTGATATCTTTAAGAATTTAAAACATTATTTACAAcaaatgaaagaaaaatttaGTAAAGGAAAAACTGATAATGAAGGACAAGTATCAAACAAATCTGATAAAACCGTTATTGTACCGGTAACAACTAAAgttgataaaaaaaataaagtacccaaaagaagaaaaacccaaaaataa